In the genome of Bradyrhizobium ottawaense, the window GGCTCGGCGCCGCGCACCAGCTCGGCAAGCCGGGCAGGCACCAGAGGCAACGTGATGTCGGCAACGCCGAGCGCATCCGCGACCGCATTGGCGAGGCACACCGGCGTCGACATGCAATTGCCTTCGCCGACGCCTTTTGCGCCGAGTGGCGTGAACGGCGATGGCGTCTCCACGTGGAAGATCTCGGGCTCCGGCACCTCGGTGGTGGTGGGCAGCAGATAGTCCGCGAGCGTTCCAGTGAGGAAACTGCCGTCCTCAGCGTAGGCATATTCCTCGTAGAGCGCGGCACCGAGCGCCTGCGCGAAGCCGCCACGGATCTGGCCATTGACCATGCCGGGATGCAGGATGGTGCCGCAATCGTGCATGGTGACGTAGCGGTCGATCCGCGTCTGCAGGGTAATGCGGTCGATCTCGACGCCGCAGAAGTCGAAGATGAAGCCATGGCACAGCGAGGAGTTGATGCGGTCGTCCTCGCCGGGCGGCGTCAGCTCCGGCGGCGTCCAGAACACGGTCTCACGGATGGTCTGGCCGACATCGTCAGGCAGTGAGCCCGGCGACCAATGGCTGAGCGCGGCGACACGCGAAAACGCGATCCGGTTCTCCGGATTGTGCCTGGAGGCAACGAAACCCTTTGCAAACACGATGTCCGCGGCTTCGACGTTCAGCTGGCTGGCGGCGATGCGGGCAAGGCGGCCGGCAACGCGCTCGGCTGCGAGCTTAGCCGTGCCGGCCACCGCGGCGGCGAAGCGGCTGGCGTAATTGCCCGACGCGATCGACCAGGCGTCCTTGGCGGTATCGATCTCGGTGTTGACGCGGATGTCCTTCGGCTCCAGGCCGAAGACGTCGGCGACCACCTGCGACAGCACGGTGCGATGGCCCTGCCCCTGCGGCACTGAAGCGACATGAACGGTGACGCTGCCGACTGGATCGAGGCCGACGGTCGCTGTCGCCTCCGCGCCGTTCTTCGGCCCGGCCTTGCGGCGCTCGGCCGCGGTCAGCACCGTTGTGATGTAGCCCATATTGGAGACGCTGGGCTCGACCACCGCCGTGAAGCCGATGCCGTAAAGCCGCCCCTCCGCCCGCGCCGCGTCGCGCCGCGCCTTCAATTCCGCCAGCCTGCCCTGCTCGACCGCGCGCGCGATCGCGTCCTGGTAATTGCCGGAATCGAGCAATGCGCCGGTCGCTGTACGATAGGGAAAAGCACCCGCCTCGATCAGATTGCGCTTGATGACATCGAGCGGATCGAGACCGAGCCCGATCGCGATCCGCTGCACCAGGCGTTCCAGCGCGAAATAGACCTGCGGCCCGCCGAAGCCGCGGTTGAGGCCGGTCGGTGTCTTGTTGGTGACGACGACGCGGTTGCGGATTCTGACGTGGTTGATGTCGTAGGCCCCCGTCATGTTGCCGTGCATGCGGTAGAGCGTGGCCGGCTCGGGTGCGCGCAGATGCGCGCCGCAATCCTCGACCTGGTCCCAGTCGAGCGCGAGAATCTTGCCGTCGGCCGCAACCGCCGCGGCCAATGTCGTCGCGCGGTTGGTCGCTGACACCGACGCGGTGAGATGCTCGAGCCGGTCCTCGATCCACTTCACCGGCCGCCCCGTGACGCGCGCCGCAGCCGCGATCAGAACGATGTACGGAAACACACCCTGCTTGACACCAAAGCTGCCGCCGGAATCCGGCGGCGTGCGCAGCCGCAGCCGATTGCCCGGCACTTTCAGTGCACGCGCAATCACGGTGTGGATGCTGAAGGGCCCCTGAAAATTCGCGAGAACCTCAAAGGCGTCCTCGCCGGCATCATGCGAGGCAACGACACCATAAGTCTCGATCGGTGTGCAGGAGTTGCGGGGATAGCGGATGTCGATGGAGAAGCGGTGCGGCGCATCCGCAAACGCCTTTTCAGGATCGCCGTAGCGAAACGCGCGGTCGCTGGCGAGATTGCCGGGAAAACCGTCGTGCAGGACCGGCGCACCCGGTGCCATCGCTCCGAGCGGATCGACTGTAGCCGCTCGAGGGCGATACTCGACATTGATGAGTTCGGCCGCATCTTCGGCGCGGGCACGATCAGTCGCCACGATCACGGCGACCGGTTCGCCGACATAGCGCACACGCTCGACTGCGATCGGCCAGCACTCGACCGGCGCCTTCACGCCGACGACGAGACTAGTGGTGACCGCCTTGATCTGCTCGCCAGTCAGGACCGCTGCAACGCCCGGCAGCCGCCTGGCCGCTTCGGCGTCGATCGAAATAATATCGGCGTGGGCGTGCGGCGAGCGCAGGATCGTCGCATGCAGCGTGCCGGGCTGGACGCCGAGGTCGTCGATGAAACGGCCGCGGCCGCTGAGCAGCGCGGCATCCTCGACGCGCTCGATTGAACGCCCGACCCACGGCTTGTCACCGCTCTGATCAACCGAATTTGCGGACTTAACCGCAGCCTGCACCATGTCCCGGCATACCTCCCGACGCGTTCTCTGACGCGACGGCGACGTTTGTCAGGACAGGAGGCGCGAGGGCCATACCGCCCGCTCTCACGACTTACCAAATCGTCTCATTCGAGAGCGTGCAGCGCAATATCAGCCCGCAAGGATCAACCCGCGAGGCGGGAGACGTTGCGAAACTCGCGCGGGCTGACGCCGGCATGATCGCGGAAGAAGCGCGTGAAATGTGCCGGCTCCGGAAAACCAAAGCGCTCGCTGAGCTCGCCGAGCGCTGTGTCCTCGCGCATCACCGCGTCGAGCGCGCGCTCCATGCGGACGACGTTGAGGTAAAGCTTCGGCGAAACGCCGAGCGAGGTCTCGAACAGGCGGAAGAACTGCGCGCGCGACAGGCCCGCGCCCTTCACGAACTGGTCGACGTTGGCATAGGAATCGTTCACGCGCATCGCGTCCATCGCGCGGCGGATCCGCCAGTCGCAGCTCACCGCGCCCATGCCGCGGATCGAGGTCGGAAAGCTGCGCCAGGGCGTGAAACGCTCGATCACCGCAATCATGAGGTCAGAAAGGGTCTGCTCGTGGGTTCGCACCGCGTCGGGATTCGCCATCATTTCGGCCGCAAGATGCAGCGTGAGCTGGCGAATGCGCGGCGAGACTTCGCCCGAGGGACGCTCGAAAAAGCCCGGCGCGCCGCTCGCGGCCCATCCGCGCCGGAACTCCTTCAGCCACTCCGGCTCGATATAGAGCGCCATGATGAGCGTGCGCGGGCGATTGACGTCATGCACATAGGCATGCGGCTTCCAGCCGTCGACCAGAACGGCGGCCGTGTCCGTGAGCGGCGTGACCTGGTCGCCGACCAGGAACTGGGTGTCGGAGCCCTCGACCTTGAGCAGGACGTGGCAGTGATGATGGGCGTGGCGGACCAGCGAACGATCCATGTCGAGCAGAGC includes:
- a CDS encoding xanthine dehydrogenase family protein molybdopterin-binding subunit, whose amino-acid sequence is MVQAAVKSANSVDQSGDKPWVGRSIERVEDAALLSGRGRFIDDLGVQPGTLHATILRSPHAHADIISIDAEAARRLPGVAAVLTGEQIKAVTTSLVVGVKAPVECWPIAVERVRYVGEPVAVIVATDRARAEDAAELINVEYRPRAATVDPLGAMAPGAPVLHDGFPGNLASDRAFRYGDPEKAFADAPHRFSIDIRYPRNSCTPIETYGVVASHDAGEDAFEVLANFQGPFSIHTVIARALKVPGNRLRLRTPPDSGGSFGVKQGVFPYIVLIAAAARVTGRPVKWIEDRLEHLTASVSATNRATTLAAAVAADGKILALDWDQVEDCGAHLRAPEPATLYRMHGNMTGAYDINHVRIRNRVVVTNKTPTGLNRGFGGPQVYFALERLVQRIAIGLGLDPLDVIKRNLIEAGAFPYRTATGALLDSGNYQDAIARAVEQGRLAELKARRDAARAEGRLYGIGFTAVVEPSVSNMGYITTVLTAAERRKAGPKNGAEATATVGLDPVGSVTVHVASVPQGQGHRTVLSQVVADVFGLEPKDIRVNTEIDTAKDAWSIASGNYASRFAAAVAGTAKLAAERVAGRLARIAASQLNVEAADIVFAKGFVASRHNPENRIAFSRVAALSHWSPGSLPDDVGQTIRETVFWTPPELTPPGEDDRINSSLCHGFIFDFCGVEIDRITLQTRIDRYVTMHDCGTILHPGMVNGQIRGGFAQALGAALYEEYAYAEDGSFLTGTLADYLLPTTTEVPEPEIFHVETPSPFTPLGAKGVGEGNCMSTPVCLANAVADALGVADITLPLVPARLAELVRGAEPPPPAGGVAAVPAREADRRLRGEGQASVRATPEQVWAMLLDPATLQSIIPGCQRVDKITETHFRADVTLGIGPVTGRYRADVELFDLDPPRAVTLRGGATGALGFGSAEGRIMLAPDGSGGTKLTYSYDAAIGGKIASIGGRLLDGATRVIIGQFFAALARKAGGGASGGFSLFALLAKFAGRFGGRR
- a CDS encoding helix-turn-helix transcriptional regulator — encoded protein: MSTALRIAHGAFGRVALLDMDRSLVRHAHHHCHVLLKVEGSDTQFLVGDQVTPLTDTAAVLVDGWKPHAYVHDVNRPRTLIMALYIEPEWLKEFRRGWAASGAPGFFERPSGEVSPRIRQLTLHLAAEMMANPDAVRTHEQTLSDLMIAVIERFTPWRSFPTSIRGMGAVSCDWRIRRAMDAMRVNDSYANVDQFVKGAGLSRAQFFRLFETSLGVSPKLYLNVVRMERALDAVMREDTALGELSERFGFPEPAHFTRFFRDHAGVSPREFRNVSRLAG